One Nocardioides oleivorans DNA segment encodes these proteins:
- a CDS encoding DAK2 domain-containing protein has translation MEPVTHGITLDGVARFVDIATDALSSAREEIDALNVYPVPDGDTGTNMFLTVSAARDELRAARAADPDLTLEEGMALLARAALMGARGNSGVILSQMLRAYVTHLAGADGHDPRARTIAAAMSSATDASYAAVGTPVEGTILTVARAASDAALGASEEEGARARDVFKAAAAAARAALARTPEQLPVLARAGVVDAGGRGLTIVLDAVETTATGRRPSPWSAPIGTHHIPVSVPVSGSDPAHDGAGEGDHLTEDGPGYEVMYLLDVAPEQEGDAIAPLRATLAALGDSLVVVGGDGLWNVHVHVDDVGAAIEAGITAGRPHRIRVTHFADQVAGSRQRPSTRTGRKVVAVAAGPGLAELFESVGAVVVLGGPGQRPSTGQLLEAITACGAAEVVVLPNDGDSVRAAEIAARTAEAELDVKVEVIPTSAQVLGLAAISVHEPGRAFDADVREMTATARHARHGAVTIAARRAITMAGPCEPGDALGVIAGDFAVVGSDLEAVATEVLERLLAGGGELVTIVSGEDGVELAEAVAAHVEDRHPTVDVAVHDGGQPRYPLLVSVE, from the coding sequence ATGGAGCCAGTCACCCACGGCATCACGCTCGACGGCGTCGCCCGGTTCGTCGACATCGCGACCGACGCGCTGTCCTCGGCGCGCGAGGAGATCGACGCCCTCAACGTCTATCCCGTGCCCGACGGCGACACCGGCACCAACATGTTCCTCACCGTCTCGGCCGCCCGCGACGAGCTCCGGGCGGCCCGCGCCGCCGACCCCGACCTCACTCTCGAGGAGGGCATGGCGCTCCTGGCGCGGGCCGCTCTGATGGGGGCCCGGGGCAACTCCGGCGTCATCCTCAGCCAGATGCTGCGGGCCTACGTCACCCACCTCGCGGGGGCCGACGGCCACGACCCGCGTGCGCGGACGATCGCCGCGGCGATGTCGTCGGCCACCGACGCCAGCTATGCCGCGGTCGGCACCCCCGTGGAGGGGACCATCCTCACCGTCGCGCGTGCCGCCTCGGACGCCGCGCTCGGCGCCTCGGAGGAGGAGGGGGCCCGCGCCCGCGACGTCTTCAAGGCGGCCGCCGCTGCAGCCCGCGCCGCCCTCGCCCGTACGCCGGAGCAGCTCCCCGTGCTGGCCCGGGCGGGGGTCGTCGACGCCGGGGGCCGCGGCCTGACGATCGTGCTCGACGCGGTGGAGACCACGGCGACCGGTCGCCGACCGTCCCCGTGGAGCGCCCCCATCGGCACCCACCACATCCCCGTGTCCGTCCCCGTGTCCGGGTCCGACCCCGCGCACGACGGTGCGGGGGAGGGCGACCACCTCACGGAGGACGGCCCGGGCTACGAGGTGATGTACCTCCTCGACGTCGCCCCCGAGCAGGAGGGCGACGCGATCGCCCCGCTGCGGGCCACGCTCGCCGCACTCGGCGACAGCCTCGTCGTGGTCGGGGGCGACGGCCTCTGGAACGTCCACGTCCATGTCGACGACGTCGGTGCCGCGATCGAGGCGGGCATCACCGCCGGTCGGCCGCACCGGATCCGGGTCACGCACTTCGCCGACCAGGTCGCCGGCTCGCGGCAGCGGCCCTCCACGCGCACCGGTCGCAAGGTCGTGGCCGTCGCCGCAGGTCCGGGCCTCGCTGAGCTCTTCGAGTCGGTGGGCGCGGTGGTCGTGCTCGGCGGCCCGGGCCAGCGTCCCTCGACCGGCCAGCTGCTCGAGGCCATCACGGCCTGCGGTGCGGCGGAGGTCGTCGTGCTCCCCAACGACGGCGACTCGGTCCGCGCGGCGGAGATCGCCGCCCGCACCGCCGAGGCCGAGCTCGACGTCAAGGTCGAGGTCATCCCGACCTCGGCGCAGGTGCTCGGGCTCGCCGCCATCTCGGTCCACGAGCCGGGGCGGGCCTTCGACGCCGACGTGCGTGAGATGACCGCGACGGCGCGCCACGCCCGCCACGGTGCGGTCACGATCGCCGCGCGCCGGGCGATCACGATGGCAGGTCCCTGCGAGCCGGGCGACGCGCTCGGCGTCATCGCGGGCGACTTCGCGGTGGTGGGCTCCGACCTCGAGGCGGTGGCCACCGAGGTCCTCGAGCGCCTGCTCGCAGGAGGCGGTGAGCTGGTCACGATCGTGTCCGGCGAGGACGGGGTCGAGCTCGCCGAGGCCGTCGCCGCCCACGTCGAGGACCGGCACCCCACCGTCGACGTCGCCGTCCACGACGGGGGGCAACCGCGCTACCCGCTGCTCGTCAGCGTCGAGTGA
- the coaD gene encoding pantetheine-phosphate adenylyltransferase, which translates to MRRAVCPGSFDPVTNGHLDIVGRAARLFDEVVVAIGVNASKSRLFTPDERIAMLEEATAGIPNVRIAGFEGLIVDFCREVDAVAIVKGLRGSGDYEYELPMAQMNSHLTDVETVFLPSAVGNAFVSSSLVKEVAALGGDVRGLLPEPVREQLVRRLAERRS; encoded by the coding sequence GTGCGTCGCGCAGTCTGCCCCGGGTCGTTCGACCCGGTGACCAACGGCCACCTCGACATCGTCGGCAGGGCCGCGAGGCTGTTCGACGAGGTGGTCGTCGCCATCGGCGTCAACGCCTCCAAGAGCCGGCTCTTCACCCCCGACGAGCGGATCGCGATGCTGGAGGAGGCCACCGCCGGCATCCCGAACGTCCGCATCGCCGGGTTCGAGGGGCTCATCGTCGACTTCTGCCGCGAGGTCGACGCCGTGGCGATCGTCAAGGGCCTGCGCGGCTCCGGCGACTACGAGTACGAGCTGCCGATGGCGCAGATGAACTCGCACCTCACCGACGTCGAGACCGTGTTCCTCCCCAGTGCCGTCGGCAACGCGTTCGTCTCCTCCAGCCTGGTCAAGGAGGTCGCCGCGCTCGGCGGCGACGTGCGCGGGCTGCTGCCCGAGCCGGTGCGTGAGCAGCTCGTGCGCCGCCTGGCCGAGCGCCGCTCCTGA
- a CDS encoding ATP-dependent DNA helicase RecG codes for MVAITPESPIGAVFGTHHKKRKLAEEGLGLATVGDLLRHFPRRYVAATELSEVATPVVGEQLTIVGEVRSCESASFFSGNRRQFRTTVRLRTDGPDFSITMFSPYQGQADRYEAEFRPGSRAVFTGKAKLFRQSWQLEQPHGFALDGPEAATLSNLMPVYPLTAKLYTWDLQKVVSAALDLVTDVPDVFTPELRERFELLTVMQALRWIHAPDDWGQLGAAQKRFRFEEALVLQLVLARRRAVLRAQGAQSRVGRRDGVLAAFDERLPFELTNGQREIGDLVADELARDHPMNRLLQGEVGSGKTLVALRAMLQVVDAGGQAALLAPTEVLAQQHLRSISAMLGDLAQGGMLGGAAEATTVVLLTGSMGRAARQEAMLKIVTGEAGIVIGTHAILEDRVEFADLGLVVVDEQHRFGVEQRAALTDKAGSPPHVLVMTATPIPRTVAMTVFGDLETSVLAELPAGRAPIQSNVVPLADQPTWIDRVWQRVREEVAQGHQAYVVCPRISGDNGEEGESDQLDLDEDGKEVAPRRSLAAVEEVHAELAAGPLAGLRTAILHGRLAPEEKDRTMRAFAAGEIDVLVSTTVIEVGVDVHNATVMVLLDADRFGVSQLHQLRGRVGRGGLPGLCLLVSHAEAGSPARDRLDAVAATTDGFELSRVDLEQRREGDVLGSHQSGFRSSLVSLRVLRDEKTIDRARDAAEALLSEDPALEQAPALAAAVAEVERSAASGFMEKG; via the coding sequence ATGGTCGCGATCACCCCGGAGAGCCCGATCGGAGCGGTCTTCGGCACCCACCACAAGAAGCGCAAGCTCGCCGAGGAGGGCCTGGGCCTGGCCACCGTCGGCGACCTGCTCCGCCACTTCCCGCGCCGCTACGTCGCGGCCACCGAGCTCTCCGAGGTCGCGACGCCGGTCGTCGGCGAGCAGCTGACGATCGTCGGCGAGGTCCGCTCGTGCGAGAGCGCGTCCTTCTTCTCCGGCAACCGCCGCCAGTTCCGTACAACGGTGAGGTTGCGCACCGACGGACCCGACTTCTCCATCACCATGTTCAGCCCCTACCAGGGCCAGGCCGACCGCTACGAGGCGGAGTTCCGTCCGGGCAGCCGGGCGGTCTTCACCGGCAAGGCCAAGCTGTTCCGGCAGAGCTGGCAGCTCGAGCAGCCGCACGGCTTCGCCCTCGACGGGCCGGAGGCGGCCACCCTCAGCAACCTGATGCCGGTCTACCCGCTGACGGCCAAGCTCTACACGTGGGACCTGCAGAAGGTCGTCTCGGCCGCGCTCGACCTGGTGACCGACGTGCCGGACGTCTTCACGCCGGAGCTGCGTGAGCGCTTCGAGCTGCTCACGGTCATGCAGGCGCTCCGCTGGATCCACGCGCCCGACGACTGGGGCCAGCTCGGAGCCGCGCAGAAGCGCTTCCGCTTCGAGGAGGCGCTCGTGCTCCAGCTCGTGCTGGCCCGGCGCCGCGCGGTCCTGCGGGCGCAGGGCGCGCAGTCGCGGGTCGGTCGCCGCGACGGGGTGCTGGCGGCGTTCGACGAGCGGCTGCCGTTCGAGCTCACCAACGGCCAGCGCGAGATCGGGGACCTCGTCGCCGACGAGCTCGCGCGCGACCACCCGATGAACCGCCTGCTCCAGGGCGAGGTCGGCTCGGGCAAGACCCTCGTCGCGCTGCGCGCGATGCTCCAGGTCGTCGACGCCGGCGGCCAGGCGGCGCTCCTCGCCCCGACCGAGGTGCTGGCCCAGCAGCACCTCCGCTCGATCTCCGCGATGCTCGGCGACCTCGCCCAGGGCGGGATGCTCGGCGGTGCCGCCGAGGCCACGACCGTGGTCCTGCTCACCGGGTCGATGGGCAGGGCGGCGCGGCAGGAGGCGATGCTGAAGATCGTCACCGGCGAGGCCGGCATCGTCATCGGCACCCACGCGATCCTCGAGGACCGCGTCGAGTTCGCCGACCTCGGGCTCGTCGTCGTCGACGAGCAGCACCGCTTTGGCGTCGAGCAGCGCGCGGCCCTCACCGACAAGGCCGGCTCCCCGCCCCACGTCCTCGTCATGACCGCCACCCCGATCCCGCGCACCGTCGCGATGACGGTCTTCGGCGACCTCGAGACGTCCGTGCTCGCCGAGCTCCCCGCAGGGCGGGCGCCGATCCAGTCCAACGTCGTGCCCCTGGCCGACCAGCCCACGTGGATCGACCGTGTGTGGCAGCGCGTGCGGGAGGAGGTCGCGCAGGGACACCAGGCCTACGTCGTGTGCCCACGTATCTCCGGCGACAACGGCGAGGAGGGCGAGTCCGACCAGCTCGACCTCGACGAGGACGGCAAGGAGGTCGCGCCCAGGCGCTCCCTGGCCGCGGTCGAGGAGGTCCACGCCGAGCTGGCGGCCGGTCCCCTCGCCGGGCTGCGCACCGCGATCCTCCACGGCCGGCTCGCGCCGGAGGAGAAGGACCGCACGATGCGTGCGTTCGCGGCCGGCGAGATCGACGTGCTGGTCTCCACGACCGTCATCGAGGTCGGCGTCGACGTCCACAACGCCACGGTGATGGTGCTCCTCGACGCCGACCGGTTCGGCGTCTCGCAGCTCCACCAGCTGCGCGGCCGCGTCGGACGTGGCGGGCTGCCGGGGCTGTGCCTGCTGGTCTCGCACGCCGAGGCCGGCTCGCCCGCCCGCGACCGCCTCGACGCGGTGGCGGCCACCACGGACGGCTTCGAGCTCAGCCGGGTCGACCTCGAGCAGCGGCGCGAGGGCGACGTCCTCGGGTCCCACCAGTCCGGGTTCCGCTCGAGCCTGGTCTCGCTGCGGGTGCTCCGCGACGAGAAGACCATCGACCGTGCCCGCGACGCCGCGGAGGCGCTACTCTCCGAGGACCCTGCGCTCGAGCAGGCGCCCGCCCTGGCCGCAGCCGTGGCCGAGGTGGAGCGGTCGGCGGCGTCGGGATTCATGGAGAAGGGCTGA
- the rsmD gene encoding 16S rRNA (guanine(966)-N(2))-methyltransferase RsmD, which produces MTRIIGGTAGGRRLETPRGQTTRPTSDRVREALFSAIESRTGSLDGLRFLDLYAGSGAVGLEAWSRGAGVVTLVEQDRRTASLITRNAATLGFSRAKVVATTVSTFLAAQPAAPYDVVFLDPPYPTTDAEVDADLAALVSQGWLVPGAIVIVERAVKRTVVTWPDGIEAERTKRYGETALWYGHATPAA; this is translated from the coding sequence ATGACTCGGATCATCGGGGGGACGGCGGGCGGTCGCCGGCTGGAGACCCCGCGCGGCCAGACGACCCGACCCACGAGCGACCGGGTCCGTGAGGCGCTCTTCTCGGCGATCGAGTCGCGCACCGGCTCGCTCGACGGGCTGCGCTTCCTGGACCTCTACGCCGGCTCGGGCGCGGTCGGCCTCGAGGCGTGGTCGCGCGGTGCCGGCGTCGTCACGCTGGTCGAGCAGGACCGGCGTACGGCCTCGCTCATCACACGCAACGCCGCCACGCTCGGCTTCTCCCGTGCCAAGGTCGTCGCCACCACCGTCTCGACGTTCCTCGCCGCGCAACCGGCAGCCCCCTACGACGTGGTCTTCCTCGACCCGCCCTACCCGACCACCGACGCCGAGGTCGACGCGGACCTGGCCGCGCTGGTGTCGCAGGGGTGGCTCGTCCCGGGTGCGATCGTCATCGTCGAACGGGCCGTCAAGCGCACGGTCGTCACCTGGCCGGACGGCATCGAGGCGGAGCGCACGAAGCGCTACGGCGAGACCGCGCTTTGGTACGGTCACGCCACCCCGGCAGCCTGA